The following proteins come from a genomic window of Myroides odoratus DSM 2801:
- a CDS encoding PAAR-like protein — protein MKKQTSIPSPSVSEFIVCSGAQCTCTGNPSLFPELRISTHKKYYANAVDKLIATIEDTQFVEGPSPFKTCKHKKGYDKSCLYQPLGFWKVEANVDFPSIGERDILTETGTLQCIMGGTISIHHHGQVITMEEDQEQQETGTVEEEKTGVDLIEEKTGEASSPQTLRYVSNVDSITLVNLDELHWGALTPENPRALRVGLGEEMIFRASTPLEEDKQYISWSVIQSCGDSSLFEVGKTGQTFHVQTTAESVDYQAHPTTHRAFSWEPTQTGVYLISAARTPKEEAAKTYYGTFYYYIEVVNQAVLTLLELNQPPTSTRVVGDQVKITLHSTIRLSQERVDQLRIKVHVKEGDSHTQTAVVFCSTGKHQFTQVGTVIQAVYTCTNAHTYQIEVWENSKRSLAIPPQYFQVYANAVLSISPQVERIRLGSRITFTVDLQNKQTITPTQVKWLIRSPGSKQFQQHFIRHTTVTLDFTVEGTYVIACVYGNFWTGKDKVTQTIQVMANQLEQLTLSPSHASSTSVQKTQKQVYQVYRQAIVTLTLETTLGYQSPTADVYVEAQELHQPNVFQRLLHYVFPEKENQPASIIHANVDGEIRYTLTYVKGPKKQTGFDLSMYYVNPKRQQAIQRDLKELEATESADTLANQPLEAIEIYPIHTQTEGIVLQSNLATLDLQLEEVGLYRLEVLFNNQTYTCEIDCTEGKVNRWEFINALDQHQPTLSFNEDFAIALEIKGFEDQSATICYWYDSRNRERDLLELFRDTVGFDSQGKGTHVVKSFSDFWKTFARQAPEGKGEEYAIFFTLSEEIGLSNVKRELFEKKEALFGHVFPVDTVNTYAYILKKYRIEAYFNTANHRRLIRPILYKEPIELEVVRILGRYDQDEILPDTLTVTLYENTNQSFLKLEFKDRKATSFSLTFPKGQHTIYHPLDTGDELIYKGNTHKKDKELASTPRVFYLGISYEAKTKGPLYNQNPYTVKKTAVEVLFPKGYERNRANDHLLIQPFQPEIEEGLPRTEAQKRAKENLLRLATYHKDNKLGYLYLHQLKLVEKFVFNQTFKEHSIPIVVERRPKDKKEVVPDSHSDCPRCKAPVTSAQLLQIFPGSDAAVLEAIAKAYTDYMTVFEMNTCWNKAHFFSQVFAESGSPLKIRKENLDYSALLLETGNERRKGKTWVKGDTVNQIGGYYTDGNYRSQSVRLNNFFQNKQHSNKYGRKDLNAPNDSGIQAANQRMIADLVYGGRFGNDKNKPGGEGWKFRGRGYIQITFRASYEQANKYTTKLLGVEVLTEEGADKVGTDPQVAMVASMAYWAWRDKKANHYSNLEWNVDEVSKKIGNNVAYAEKKKVFQDKTSKVFQIDTCDFTYFPDYGDGVLEMMKRYAEKGNKYKQDNNRTSLKYKDIVEVDCSEFVCIYLHLLGVTKQVAHVVTSGMITEEIFRKNLTSTINEQCTVDFVSGKNPDFEPLPGDIFVWSTSTRGHCGIVYKYNKEKKIVTILEALGESADMNTHLDNKFPYLNKNDKNRIKELGIDNNHTRVSYYLLKGKALQGHVGWIGYYRPRGYVKKLK, from the coding sequence ATGAAAAAGCAAACTTCTATCCCTTCGCCTTCTGTTTCTGAATTCATCGTTTGTTCAGGAGCTCAATGTACGTGTACAGGAAACCCCTCACTTTTTCCTGAATTGCGGATTAGTACGCATAAAAAGTACTACGCGAATGCGGTTGATAAACTCATTGCTACTATTGAAGACACTCAATTTGTCGAAGGGCCTTCTCCTTTTAAAACGTGTAAGCACAAAAAGGGATACGACAAAAGCTGCCTGTATCAACCTCTTGGTTTTTGGAAGGTTGAAGCCAATGTGGATTTTCCTTCTATTGGAGAACGGGATATCCTAACTGAAACAGGTACGCTACAATGTATAATGGGCGGAACAATCTCCATTCATCACCATGGTCAAGTTATTACGATGGAGGAAGACCAAGAGCAACAAGAAACAGGAACAGTAGAAGAAGAAAAAACTGGTGTTGATTTAATTGAAGAAAAAACTGGTGAAGCTAGTAGCCCTCAAACGCTCCGCTATGTTTCCAATGTCGATAGTATAACGTTAGTGAATCTAGATGAACTCCATTGGGGTGCGCTTACGCCAGAAAATCCTCGTGCTTTGCGTGTGGGTCTTGGAGAAGAAATGATATTTAGAGCGAGTACACCTTTAGAAGAAGACAAGCAGTACATCAGCTGGAGTGTCATACAGTCTTGTGGTGATTCGAGCCTTTTTGAAGTAGGAAAAACGGGGCAAACTTTTCACGTTCAAACTACGGCAGAAAGCGTCGATTACCAAGCACATCCCACCACCCACCGAGCTTTTAGTTGGGAACCTACTCAGACGGGTGTTTATCTTATATCTGCTGCACGAACGCCAAAAGAAGAGGCGGCGAAAACGTATTATGGCACTTTTTACTACTATATCGAAGTGGTCAATCAGGCCGTTCTTACCTTGTTGGAATTGAATCAACCTCCAACATCGACTCGCGTTGTTGGGGATCAAGTAAAGATTACACTTCATAGTACCATTCGCTTGTCACAGGAACGAGTCGATCAACTGCGAATCAAAGTTCACGTAAAAGAAGGAGATTCACATACCCAAACCGCTGTTGTTTTCTGCTCAACAGGTAAGCATCAATTTACTCAAGTAGGTACTGTCATTCAAGCAGTGTATACCTGCACCAATGCCCATACCTATCAAATAGAGGTTTGGGAGAATTCAAAGCGCAGTTTGGCAATCCCGCCTCAATATTTTCAGGTATACGCCAATGCAGTACTCTCGATTTCTCCACAGGTAGAACGGATTCGCCTTGGTAGTCGAATTACATTTACAGTTGACCTTCAAAACAAGCAAACTATCACTCCAACACAGGTTAAATGGTTGATACGATCACCAGGTAGTAAGCAATTCCAACAGCATTTTATACGTCATACAACAGTGACTCTAGATTTTACTGTGGAAGGCACCTATGTTATTGCGTGTGTATATGGCAATTTTTGGACAGGAAAAGACAAAGTGACACAAACCATTCAGGTCATGGCTAATCAACTCGAACAGTTAACACTAAGCCCAAGCCATGCTTCTTCGACAAGTGTTCAAAAGACTCAAAAACAAGTTTATCAAGTTTATCGTCAAGCTATTGTGACGCTTACTTTGGAAACAACTTTAGGGTATCAATCTCCAACAGCAGATGTGTATGTGGAAGCTCAAGAGCTACACCAACCAAATGTGTTTCAACGATTGCTTCACTATGTGTTCCCTGAAAAAGAAAATCAACCAGCTTCTATCATTCACGCCAATGTTGACGGTGAAATACGCTATACGCTAACTTATGTCAAAGGGCCTAAAAAGCAGACGGGTTTTGACTTGTCTATGTATTATGTAAACCCAAAACGTCAACAAGCCATTCAGCGTGATTTGAAGGAACTGGAAGCAACTGAATCAGCAGATACGCTTGCCAATCAACCCTTAGAAGCTATTGAAATCTATCCTATTCACACCCAAACCGAGGGTATTGTATTGCAGTCCAACCTAGCTACACTGGATCTTCAATTGGAAGAAGTTGGTCTCTACCGCTTGGAGGTGCTATTCAATAACCAAACGTATACCTGTGAAATTGATTGTACGGAAGGAAAAGTGAATCGCTGGGAATTTATCAATGCATTGGATCAACATCAGCCTACTTTGAGTTTCAATGAAGACTTTGCTATTGCATTGGAAATTAAAGGCTTTGAGGATCAATCAGCGACGATTTGTTATTGGTATGATTCTCGCAATCGAGAACGAGATTTATTAGAATTGTTTCGCGATACGGTTGGTTTTGACAGCCAAGGAAAAGGTACGCATGTGGTAAAAAGCTTCTCTGATTTTTGGAAGACTTTCGCTCGCCAGGCTCCAGAAGGTAAAGGGGAAGAATACGCCATCTTTTTCACCCTTTCAGAAGAAATTGGACTATCGAATGTCAAAAGGGAATTATTCGAGAAAAAAGAAGCGCTTTTTGGTCATGTTTTTCCAGTAGATACGGTGAATACCTACGCGTATATTCTGAAGAAATACCGTATTGAAGCCTATTTTAACACGGCTAATCACCGCCGTTTGATTCGTCCCATACTATACAAAGAACCCATCGAACTTGAAGTGGTACGTATACTGGGACGCTATGATCAGGATGAAATCTTGCCAGATACCTTGACGGTAACCCTATATGAAAATACCAATCAAAGCTTTTTAAAGCTGGAATTTAAAGATCGAAAGGCTACCTCGTTTTCTCTTACTTTTCCCAAAGGGCAACATACAATTTATCATCCCTTAGATACAGGAGATGAATTAATCTACAAAGGGAATACCCATAAAAAAGATAAGGAATTGGCAAGTACCCCTCGCGTGTTTTACTTGGGGATTAGCTATGAAGCCAAAACCAAAGGGCCGTTGTATAATCAAAACCCATATACCGTAAAGAAAACAGCTGTGGAGGTATTATTTCCTAAAGGATACGAGCGAAATCGAGCCAATGATCACTTACTGATACAACCCTTTCAACCCGAAATAGAAGAAGGATTGCCTCGTACAGAGGCTCAAAAACGAGCGAAAGAAAATCTTCTTCGCTTAGCGACCTATCACAAGGACAATAAATTGGGCTACCTCTACCTGCATCAGCTTAAACTGGTTGAAAAATTTGTGTTTAACCAAACCTTTAAGGAACACAGTATACCGATTGTCGTGGAGCGTAGACCGAAGGATAAAAAGGAGGTTGTACCTGATTCCCATTCCGATTGTCCAAGATGCAAGGCTCCTGTAACAAGCGCCCAATTACTCCAGATATTTCCAGGATCAGATGCAGCTGTCCTGGAAGCCATCGCAAAAGCCTATACTGATTATATGACGGTTTTTGAAATGAATACTTGTTGGAATAAAGCGCATTTTTTTTCACAAGTTTTTGCAGAATCAGGGAGCCCCTTGAAAATTAGAAAAGAGAATCTAGACTATTCTGCTTTACTATTGGAAACGGGTAATGAAAGGAGAAAGGGAAAGACATGGGTGAAAGGAGATACCGTTAATCAAATTGGAGGATATTATACGGATGGAAACTATCGCTCTCAATCTGTACGATTAAATAATTTTTTTCAAAATAAACAGCATTCTAACAAGTATGGAAGAAAAGATTTAAATGCTCCTAATGATAGTGGTATACAAGCTGCAAACCAAAGAATGATTGCTGATTTGGTTTATGGTGGAAGATTTGGCAATGATAAAAATAAGCCAGGAGGTGAAGGCTGGAAATTTAGAGGACGAGGCTATATTCAGATTACGTTTAGAGCCAGTTATGAACAAGCAAATAAGTATACGACAAAACTATTGGGTGTGGAGGTATTAACAGAGGAAGGTGCTGATAAAGTAGGAACAGACCCTCAAGTGGCTATGGTGGCTAGTATGGCCTATTGGGCTTGGAGGGATAAAAAAGCAAATCACTATAGTAATTTAGAATGGAATGTTGATGAGGTGTCAAAAAAAATAGGAAACAATGTTGCTTATGCAGAGAAGAAAAAGGTGTTTCAAGATAAAACGTCGAAGGTGTTTCAGATTGATACTTGTGACTTTACCTACTTTCCCGATTATGGAGATGGCGTATTGGAAATGATGAAACGCTACGCAGAGAAGGGAAATAAATATAAACAGGACAATAATCGAACCAGCTTGAAATACAAAGATATTGTTGAAGTTGATTGCTCAGAATTTGTTTGTATTTATTTGCATTTATTAGGCGTAACAAAACAAGTTGCTCATGTAGTTACTAGTGGAATGATCACAGAAGAAATCTTTCGTAAAAATTTAACTTCTACGATCAATGAACAATGTACTGTTGACTTTGTATCAGGTAAAAACCCTGATTTTGAACCTCTACCTGGCGATATTTTTGTATGGAGTACATCAACAAGGGGACATTGTGGTATTGTATATAAATATAACAAAGAAAAAAAAATAGTTACCATACTAGAAGCTTTAGGTGAAAGTGCTGATATGAATACGCATCTAGATAACAAATTTCCCTACTTGAATAAAAATGACAAAAATAGAATAAAAGAATTAGGAATAGATAATAATCATACTCGAGTTTCATATTATTTACTAAAAGGAAAGGCACTACAGGGACATGTTGGCTGGATTGGGTATTACCGACCTAGAGGTTATGTTAAAAAACTAAAATAG